A genomic segment from Methanoculleus sp. SDB encodes:
- a CDS encoding desulfoferrodoxin, giving the protein MTKILEFYMCGTCGNVVMITHTGEGTLTCCDQPMKLLEEKTADAGKEKHVPVVEKTASGIRVKVGEVPHPMMKEHYIQWISVKKDRNFYIHALRPGEAPEAEFPVQDTDVKSLIYCNVHGLWTNKK; this is encoded by the coding sequence ATGACAAAAATCCTTGAATTCTATATGTGCGGCACGTGCGGAAATGTCGTAATGATCACTCATACCGGTGAAGGAACGCTCACCTGCTGCGATCAGCCGATGAAACTGCTTGAGGAGAAGACCGCGGATGCAGGGAAGGAGAAGCATGTCCCGGTGGTCGAAAAGACTGCGTCTGGCATCAGGGTAAAGGTCGGAGAAGTACCTCACCCCATGATGAAGGAGCATTATATCCAGTGGATATCTGTTAAAAAAGACCGTAATTTTTATATCCATGCCCTCCGCCCCGGAGAGGCACCGGAAGCCGAATTCCCCGTTCAGGATACTGATGTGAAATCGCTTATCTATTGCAACGTCCACGGCCTCTGGACAAATAAAAAATAA
- a CDS encoding cation transporter, translated as MDRIEQFSIIADDVGNILRFISIGTCLPLVIAILYAEWDMVLPMATVPLSLFLLGTLLVQMPSTSRDARLSQALFAVALIWLICSIIGALPFTLGTGMPYLDAVFEAMSGWTDTGLTLIPSVDDTPHTLLFWRSLMQWLGGLGIVAFTISMATRSGITPSRLYRSEGRTEAFMPSVVATGLQMWKIYIILTVISVGLIKLSGIPLWDAVNIAMVAIATGGFSVHSAGIPYYDNAFLELLIIPVMIAGALPFKLYYLAYRKERRLLFSDEQAKLLLFLIAAGLVVVTFDLVNLTGLDTGTALRQGLFMTVAAVTSTGFQITSPHIWANVTVLFLIFLMLVGGSSGSTAGGIKLSRIALGYRGLIWWFKRTFVSGKVLVPFKYEGKVIPKNVAELEVSKNMLIIILYILVIFIVSIIVMHMDPSHFDTSNIIFEIVSAICNNGISSGFVTPAMSPISKICFILTMWIGRLEIMPVIVFFMGLIRGFNR; from the coding sequence ATGGACAGGATCGAGCAGTTCTCGATCATCGCAGATGACGTCGGCAACATTCTCCGGTTTATCAGCATCGGCACCTGCCTCCCCCTTGTCATCGCCATTCTGTATGCAGAGTGGGACATGGTTCTCCCGATGGCAACGGTTCCCCTATCCCTTTTCCTGCTGGGGACGCTGCTCGTGCAGATGCCGTCAACCTCCCGTGATGCCAGACTGAGCCAGGCGCTCTTCGCGGTGGCACTCATCTGGCTGATCTGCTCAATTATCGGTGCGTTGCCCTTTACGCTGGGTACGGGGATGCCATACCTTGATGCGGTCTTTGAGGCGATGTCAGGATGGACGGACACAGGACTGACGCTTATCCCTTCCGTTGATGACACCCCCCATACCCTGCTCTTCTGGCGCTCCCTCATGCAGTGGCTCGGCGGGCTCGGTATCGTCGCGTTCACCATCTCGATGGCAACACGATCCGGGATTACACCGTCACGACTCTATCGATCGGAAGGACGAACAGAGGCTTTTATGCCGAGTGTTGTCGCGACGGGATTACAGATGTGGAAGATCTACATCATTCTCACGGTGATCTCCGTCGGGCTCATCAAACTCTCCGGAATACCTCTTTGGGACGCTGTAAACATCGCCATGGTCGCTATCGCGACGGGAGGATTCTCGGTCCATTCTGCAGGGATCCCGTACTACGACAACGCATTTCTGGAACTGCTGATCATTCCGGTTATGATTGCCGGAGCACTCCCCTTCAAGCTCTATTATCTTGCATACAGGAAAGAACGGAGACTGCTTTTTTCCGACGAGCAGGCGAAACTTCTTCTGTTCCTCATCGCGGCAGGCCTTGTCGTCGTTACCTTCGATCTTGTGAACCTGACCGGCCTCGATACGGGCACGGCCCTCAGGCAGGGGCTCTTCATGACCGTGGCGGCGGTGACAAGCACGGGATTCCAGATTACTTCACCGCATATCTGGGCGAACGTGACGGTTTTATTCCTTATATTCCTCATGCTCGTGGGCGGATCATCAGGGAGCACTGCCGGAGGCATCAAGCTCAGCCGTATTGCACTTGGGTACAGGGGACTCATATGGTGGTTTAAACGGACTTTTGTGAGCGGTAAGGTGCTTGTTCCATTTAAATACGAGGGGAAGGTCATTCCAAAGAATGTTGCGGAACTGGAAGTCTCAAAGAATATGCTCATCATCATCCTCTACATTCTCGTCATCTTCATCGTCTCCATCATCGTGATGCACATGGATCCGAGCCACTTCGATACGAGTAATATCATATTCGAGATTGTTTCGGCAATCTGCAACAACGGAATATCAAGCGGTTTTGTCACACCCGCCATGTCGCCGATCTCGAAGATCTGCTTCATTCTTACGATGTGGATCGGAAGGCTTGAGATCATGCCCGTGATCGTATTTTTCATGGGGCTGATCAGGGGGTTTAACCGGTGA